In bacterium, the following are encoded in one genomic region:
- a CDS encoding trypsin-like peptidase domain-containing protein, with protein sequence MFNSSRGPKRVIPYLIFLVGAFLFIDFVYSPKKDSRPLIPTTVSASSQVEESRKNALVVAIEKVAPAVVNISAKQTIQMSPFPRDEFFEEFFKEFFDLFPRPRYEQTSLGSGIIISDKGYILTNEHVIRGAEEIIVKLADGRQFGGRLIGESMETDIAVIKIEADNLTAAPMGNSDDLMIGEWAVAIGNPFGLENTVTVGVISATGRALPGGVRGWGKVYQNLIQTDASINPGNSGGPLINANGEVIGINTAIYGKAQGIGFAIPIRQARQFINQLTRYSGIKL encoded by the coding sequence GTGTTTAACTCATCACGTGGACCAAAACGAGTCATACCTTATCTCATCTTTCTGGTAGGCGCTTTTCTTTTCATTGACTTCGTATACAGCCCCAAAAAAGATTCTCGTCCATTAATACCCACCACTGTCTCGGCATCAAGTCAGGTAGAGGAATCCAGAAAAAACGCTCTGGTTGTGGCTATTGAAAAGGTGGCTCCAGCAGTAGTTAATATCAGCGCCAAACAAACTATTCAGATGTCGCCGTTCCCTCGTGATGAATTCTTCGAGGAATTTTTTAAAGAGTTCTTTGATCTATTCCCTCGACCAAGATATGAGCAGACTTCCCTGGGATCAGGCATCATCATAAGTGATAAAGGCTATATTCTGACTAATGAACACGTGATCCGGGGCGCAGAAGAGATTATTGTCAAGCTGGCCGATGGCCGACAATTTGGCGGCCGTTTGATAGGTGAAAGTATGGAAACGGATATAGCCGTGATCAAGATCGAGGCCGATAACTTAACGGCCGCCCCGATGGGAAATTCAGATGACCTGATGATTGGCGAATGGGCGGTGGCTATCGGCAACCCTTTTGGTCTGGAAAATACGGTTACCGTAGGCGTGATAAGCGCCACCGGCCGGGCTTTACCGGGAGGAGTTAGAGGCTGGGGTAAGGTTTACCAAAATCTCATCCAGACAGATGCCTCCATTAATCCGGGTAATTCGGGCGGTCCCCTGATTAATGCTAACGGAGAGGTTATTGGAATAAATACAGCTATTTATGGAAAAGCTCAAGGAATCGGATTTGCTATCCCTATCAGGCAAGCCCGCCAGTTCATTAATCAACTTACCAGATACAGCGGAATAAAACTGTAG
- the argS gene encoding arginine--tRNA ligase, producing the protein MTIKQELSNLIKEALLKLPLKDQDIPEIIIEPPRHKAHGDFATNVAFLLAKKLRASPPQISNRIVDLIPTDSSLLRKIKIAGGGFINFFLTPSRLQQVLPQIEAEDTRFGTSKTKEGKVLVEFVSANPTGPLHIGHGRGAVYGDCLANIMAAVGYQVEREYYINDVGNQMQSLGRSLLIRYKQLQGSDIPLPENGYQGDYLIQLAKTLPEGAEDKGLDFFIQVAKEEILKEIEADLAALGIKFNRWFSEEGLYASGQVDETIRVLKGKGYAYESEGAWWLASSGFGDEKDRVLVRGTEVPTYLAGDIAYHRDKYNRGYDLLIDIWGADHHGYIERMKAACAALDHKPDSLVILLYQLVNLLRDGKQVNMSTRGGEFVTLKEVVEEVGPDAARFFFMMRDHDSHLDFDLELAKRHSTENPVYYVQYAHARICSILREAADRGIIRRPAQECQLDLLTEDKELELLTKLAALPDDVIKWANAFQVHHLTLYLQDLAAIFHHYYNHNRVISQDNQLSLARLALVNSIRIVIRNVLHLLGVSAPEKM; encoded by the coding sequence ATGACCATTAAACAAGAACTATCTAATCTAATCAAGGAAGCGTTACTGAAATTACCCCTCAAAGATCAGGATATCCCGGAAATTATTATTGAACCGCCGCGGCATAAGGCTCACGGAGATTTCGCCACCAACGTCGCCTTTCTCTTAGCCAAAAAACTGAGGGCTTCCCCGCCCCAAATTTCAAACAGAATAGTTGACCTGATCCCAACTGATTCCTCCTTATTAAGGAAGATAAAAATAGCCGGAGGCGGATTTATCAATTTCTTTTTGACTCCTTCTCGCCTCCAGCAAGTTCTCCCGCAAATAGAAGCAGAAGATACACGGTTTGGGACAAGTAAGACCAAGGAGGGGAAGGTCCTGGTTGAATTCGTCAGCGCCAACCCTACTGGTCCGCTTCATATCGGACACGGCCGGGGCGCCGTCTACGGTGACTGCCTGGCCAATATTATGGCGGCCGTGGGTTATCAGGTGGAAAGAGAATACTACATCAACGATGTAGGCAACCAAATGCAGTCGCTGGGCCGATCCCTCTTGATCCGATATAAACAGCTTCAGGGCAGCGATATCCCCCTTCCGGAAAATGGTTATCAAGGCGACTACCTAATCCAACTGGCTAAAACCCTACCTGAGGGGGCAGAAGATAAAGGATTGGATTTTTTCATTCAAGTGGCCAAAGAAGAAATACTTAAGGAGATAGAGGCTGATTTGGCGGCGCTGGGGATAAAATTTAATCGCTGGTTTAGTGAAGAGGGCCTTTACGCTTCAGGTCAGGTTGATGAAACCATAAGGGTATTAAAAGGAAAGGGATATGCCTATGAAAGCGAGGGCGCCTGGTGGCTGGCTAGTTCCGGATTCGGTGACGAAAAAGACCGTGTCTTAGTAAGAGGAACAGAGGTTCCGACCTATCTGGCCGGAGATATAGCCTATCACCGAGATAAGTATAACCGGGGCTACGACCTCTTGATTGATATCTGGGGAGCCGACCACCACGGCTATATTGAGCGGATGAAGGCCGCTTGTGCTGCCCTGGATCATAAGCCTGATTCCCTGGTTATCCTTCTCTATCAACTGGTTAATCTCCTTAGGGATGGGAAACAGGTAAATATGTCCACCAGGGGAGGAGAATTTGTCACCCTTAAAGAAGTGGTCGAAGAAGTCGGCCCTGATGCGGCCAGATTCTTTTTTATGATGCGGGATCACGACAGTCACCTGGATTTTGATCTGGAATTGGCTAAGCGTCATTCCACCGAAAATCCGGTTTATTATGTCCAGTATGCTCACGCCAGGATTTGCAGCATCTTAAGAGAGGCGGCCGACAGGGGAATAATACGCCGGCCGGCCCAGGAATGTCAACTCGATCTATTGACTGAGGATAAGGAACTGGAGCTTTTGACCAAACTGGCTGCCTTGCCGGATGACGTAATTAAGTGGGCCAATGCCTTTCAGGTCCATCACCTTACCCTTTACCTTCAAGACCTGGCCGCCATCTTTCATCATTACTATAATCATAACCGGGTTATTTCACAGGATAACCAACTCTCCCTGGCCAGATTGGCCCTGGTTAACTCCATCCGGATAGTAATCAGAAATGTCCTCCATTTACTGGGGGTATCAGCCCCGGAAAAAATGTGA
- a CDS encoding CBS domain-containing protein: MPNFPDITPGPLSKGDLLKLFYRYSLQIIPVVDDDKRIIGFLRKSDLIAASGIVKDLNSPVDELIRVNLSQIKPQEDLDQLTDAIQNFKRIESLPVINQEGKIIDAWDKIDLMLAWAGKYDRSLKEKSEGGVADTMVGITSLPEYLSKVERDLILKSIKIHKGVITKAAKALGISTASIRYRIKKLKINI, from the coding sequence ATGCCTAACTTCCCGGACATCACGCCAGGCCCCCTAAGTAAAGGCGATCTCCTGAAACTCTTCTACCGTTATTCACTCCAGATAATCCCGGTAGTAGACGATGATAAAAGAATAATCGGCTTTCTTAGAAAAAGTGATTTAATTGCTGCTTCAGGCATAGTGAAAGACCTTAACAGCCCGGTAGACGAGTTGATCAGGGTTAATCTGTCTCAAATTAAGCCTCAAGAAGACCTGGATCAATTAACCGACGCTATTCAAAATTTTAAACGCATTGAATCTCTGCCGGTTATTAATCAAGAGGGGAAAATAATTGACGCCTGGGATAAGATCGATCTTATGCTGGCCTGGGCGGGGAAATATGATCGAAGTTTAAAAGAGAAAAGTGAAGGAGGGGTGGCTGATACGATGGTAGGAATCACCTCCCTGCCGGAGTATCTATCAAAAGTAGAAAGGGATTTAATCCTAAAGAGTATTAAGATTCATAAAGGAGTTATTACTAAGGCGGCTAAAGCCCTGGGGATATCTACGGCCAGTATTCGTTATCGGATAAAAAAGCTTAAGATAAATATCTAG